A single window of Ktedonobacterales bacterium DNA harbors:
- a CDS encoding M55 family metallopeptidase, producing MRVIIWCDMEGVAGIEVWEQVTGGSPLYEEGRRLFTGEVSAAVRGAKAAGATEIVVVDCHGAGGGWSFKSLIPERLESGAEYVFGYPWARYITPLEAGCDAALFVGAHAMAGTPDGVLCHTVSSEAWYNASINETLVGESGILAAICGCWDVPGIFVAGDEATCREVQALLGEQVVTAPVKKGLGRFAARTLNHADACALIEQRVAQALSNRASWPAPWKPAAPVTFRVELATPDRANAFLGRAGVEVVGPRTVVSRGENFWQAWDQFWYRL from the coding sequence TACGAAGAGGGACGGCGACTCTTTACCGGCGAGGTCAGCGCCGCCGTTCGGGGCGCGAAGGCTGCTGGCGCGACTGAGATCGTCGTCGTTGATTGTCATGGCGCGGGAGGAGGCTGGAGTTTCAAGAGCCTGATCCCTGAACGCCTGGAGAGCGGGGCTGAATATGTCTTCGGCTATCCCTGGGCGCGATACATTACTCCGCTGGAGGCGGGCTGCGATGCGGCGCTCTTTGTCGGCGCGCACGCGATGGCAGGCACACCTGATGGGGTTCTCTGCCATACCGTCTCTTCAGAAGCCTGGTATAACGCCTCTATCAACGAGACCCTGGTTGGGGAAAGTGGCATTCTGGCGGCCATCTGCGGCTGCTGGGATGTTCCTGGTATCTTTGTGGCTGGGGACGAGGCCACCTGCCGCGAGGTGCAAGCCTTACTGGGCGAGCAGGTGGTAACAGCCCCCGTCAAAAAGGGTCTGGGCCGCTTTGCCGCCCGCACCCTGAACCACGCCGACGCCTGCGCCTTGATTGAGCAGCGTGTCGCCCAGGCGCTCAGCAACCGCGCCAGTTGGCCCGCCCCCTGGAAGCCAGCCGCTCCGGTCACGTTCCGCGTCGAACTGGCGACACCTGATCGCGCAAACGCCTTCCTGGGGCGCGCAGGCGTAGAGGTGGTGGGGCCACGCACCGTCGTCTCGCGGGGCGAAAACTTCTGGCAGGCATGGGATCAATTCTGGTATCGCCTCTAG